From the genome of Myripristis murdjan chromosome 22, fMyrMur1.1, whole genome shotgun sequence, one region includes:
- the LOC115380654 gene encoding cytosolic 5'-nucleotidase 1A-like isoform X2, protein MSLNNGQTLTNSAGQDSPNPENAITIALSARVLFNMEKEQQIYEQRGMEEYIRYQVEHETEPFSPGPAFSFVKALEAVNTQLRELYPNNEELFDVVLMTNNHANVGLRLINTINHHQLFIERFCMTGGNSPIGYLKAYHTNLYLSADPGKVLEALEEGIAAATMFTPEKMKEVSETQLRVAFDGDAVLFSDESEQIFKAHGLDKFFEHEKAHENKPLDHGPLKGFLEALGQLQKKFYSKGQRMDCPIRTYLVTARSAASSGTRALKTLRSWGLEIDEALFLAGAPKGPMLEKIRPHIFFDDQMFHVTGAAEAGMVACHVPYGIAQRVGQKKQLKDIEGPSAPK, encoded by the exons CCCAATCCAGAGAATGCTATCACCATAGCGTTGTCGGCACGAGTCCTCTTCAACATGGAGAAGGAGCAGCAGATCTACGAGCAGCGGGGCATGGAGGAGTACATCAGATACCAGGTGGAGCATGAGACAGAGCCTTTTAGCCCCGGCCCTGCCTTCTCTTTCGTCAAG GCTCTGGAGGCGGTGAACACACAACTGAGGGAGCTTTACCCCAACAACGAGGAGCTCTTTGATGTCGTGCTCATGACCAACAACCATGCAAACGTCGGCCTGAGACTCATCAACACCATCAATCATCACC AGCTGTTCATTGAGCGTTTCTGTATGACCGGGGGAAACAGTCCCATAGGCTACCTGAAGGCCTACCACACCAacctgtatctgtctgcagacCCAGGCAAAGTGCTGGAAGCCCTGGAGGAAG GTATAGCAGCAGCCACCATGTTCACCCCagagaagatgaaggaggtgtCGGAGACCCAGCTGCGCGTGGCCTTTGACGGTGATGCTGTTCTCTTCTCTGATGAGTCGGAACAAATCTTCAAGGCCCACGGACTGGACAAGTTCTTTGAGCACGAGAAGGCTCATGAGAACAAGCCCCTGGACCAT GGCCCATTGAAGGGCTTCCTGGAGGCGTTAGGGCAGCTACAGAAGAAGTTTTACAGCAAAGGCCAGCGCATGGACTGTCCCATCCGTACCTATTTGGTGACAGCTCGCAGTGCAGCCAGTTCGGGCACCAGAGCGCTGAAAACCCTGCGCTCATGGGGTCTGGAGATCGACGAGGCTCTCTTTCTGGCCGGGGCTCCTAAGGGTCCCATGCTGGAGAAGATCAGGCCCCACATCTTCTTTGATGATCAGATGTTTCATGTGACGGGGGCAGCGGAGGCGGGGATGGTGGCGTGCCACGTGCCCTATGGGATCGCTCAGAGAGTCGGCCAGAAGAAACAACTTAAGGACATTGAGGGTCCCTCGGCACCCAAGTAG